In Phlebotomus papatasi isolate M1 chromosome 1, Ppap_2.1, whole genome shotgun sequence, the following proteins share a genomic window:
- the LOC129809705 gene encoding phosphatidylinositol N-acetylglucosaminyltransferase subunit A, whose protein sequence is MRICMSSDFFYPNCGGVEEHIFNLSQCLLEKGHKVIVVTHSYEERTGIRYMTNGLKVYYLPIKTFYNQCILPTMICNIPLLRDILLRERIEIVHGHSAFSALAHEMMLVASLLNLRVIFTDHSLFGFADLSAVVTNKFLQISLCTCNHCICVSHIGKENTVLRASVPAHKVSVIPNAVDTALFTPNPIKRPQDNTITVVIVSRLVYRKGIDLLVGIISKISQMPEMRHVSFLVGGDGPKRGLLEEIREKNNMQDRVTLLGALEHSKVRDVLARGHIFLNTSLTEAYCMAIVEAAATGLQVVSTKVGGIPEVLPDELIIMTEPSVEALLKGLLLAIKRHKNRRKLPGSSSNGIHRNDAKAEDKNEVLCPFAANALVADLYSWDNVAQRTEKVYQRVLREPDQPLGKKLTSYLITGVWPYLLVVSLCHLIIKFCEWLTPKSHIDIVRDYPSGQKTQTLRAKSKKKKR, encoded by the exons ATGAGGATATG TATGTCTTCAGATTTCTTCTATCCAAATTGTGGAGGAGTGGAGGAGCACATTTTCAATCTCTCCCAGTGCCTCCTGGAAAAGGGGCACAAG GTTATTGTTGTGACTCATTCCTATGAAGAGCGAACTGGAATCCGATACATGACCAATGGTCTGAAAGTTTATTACCTTCCCATTAAGACTTTTTACAATCAATGCATCCTGCCCACGATGATCTGCAACATCCCCCTCCTCAGAGACATCCTTCTGAGGGAGAGGATTGAGATTGTCCATGGGCATTCAGCATTTTCTGCCCTGGCTCATGAGATGATGCTGGTGGCTTCTTTACTCAATCTCAGGGTTATCTTCACGGATCACAGCCTGTTTGGGTTTGCTGATCTCTCAGCAGTTGTCACAAACAAATTCCTCCAAATATCCCTCTGCACCTGCAATCACTGCATCTGTGTCTCCCACATCGGCAAGGAAAATACCGTCTTGAGGGCTTCCGTTCCTGCCCACAAAGTCTCCGTCATACCCAATGCAGTCGACACTGCCCTATTCACCCCCAATCCCATTAAAAGACCTCAGGATAACACAA TAACCGTGGTTATCGTTTCGCGGTTGGTTTACCGGAAAGGCATTGACTTGCTGGTGGGAATCATCTCAAAAATCAGTCAAATGCCTGAAATGCGCCATGTAAGCTTCCTAGTAGGGGGAGATGGTCCAAAGAGAGGTCTCCTGGAGGAGATAAGAGAGAAGAACAACATGCAGGATCGAGTGACTCTTCTGGGAGCCTTAGAACATTCCAAA GTCCGCGATGTCCTGGCCAGAGGACATATCTTCCTCAATACTTCCCTGACAGAGGCTTACTGCATGGCAATTGTGGAAGCTGCAGCCACAGGACTCCAGGTTGTGTCGACAAAAGTGGGAGGAATTCCTGAAGTACTGCCAGATGAATTGATCATCATGACTGAGCCAAGTGTTGAGGCACTCCTCAAGGGTCTCTTGCTAGCCATTAAAAGACACAAAAATCGACGAAAGTTACCTGGATCTAGCTCAAATGGAATCCACAGAAATGATGCCAAAGCTGAAGATAAGAATGAAGTTCTCTGTCCTTTTGCTGCTAATGCCCTCGTAGCTGATCTCTACAGCTGGGACAATGTGGCTCAGAGGACTGAAAAAGTCTACCAGAGAGTTCTCAGGGAACCTGATCAACCTCTTGGGAAGAAACTTACCAG TTATCTCATCACTGGAGTGTGGCCGTATTTGCTCGTTGTTTCTCTCTGTCACTTGATCATCAAGTTCTGCGAGTGGCTCACACCAAAATCCCACATTGATATTGTCAGGGATTATCCATCTGGCCAGAAAACTCAGACTTTGCGGGCGAagtcaaagaaaaagaaaaggtag
- the LOC129809707 gene encoding tryptophan 2,3-dioxygenase, which translates to MSCPFNGGPSRLGDDLPEQGMMYGEYLMLDKVLNAQRLVSSTTGDKVHDEHLFIVTHQAYELWFKQILYELDSIRDLFKVERIEESRTLEIVKRLNRIVLILKLLNEQIPILETMTPLDFMDFRRHLAPASGFQSLQFRLMENKLGVKMEHRVKYNQNYSVVFGQDPAAVEAIMESHKESSLLELVQKWLERTPGLEEDGFNFWGKFKESVDKFLKHEEIEAKNEPDESNRNYRLMDIEMRKGVYNSIFDSSSHEALVLRGDRRFSHKALQGAIMITFYRDEPRFSQPHQILVLLTDIDSLITKWRYNHVTMVQRMLGSQQLGTGGSSGYQYLRSTLSDRYKVFLDLFNLSTFLIPRSWIPPLDTKLNWSFDAPSLK; encoded by the exons AGTATCTAATGCTGGACAAAGTTTTAAATGCCCAGAGGCTGGTTTCCAGCACAACTGGAGACAAAGTTCATGATGAGCATCTCTTTATCGTCACCCATcaag CTTATGAGCTGTGGTTCAAGCAAATCCTCTATGAATTGGACTCAATCCGAGATCTGTTCAAGGTGGAGCGAATTGAGGAATCACGCACTCTGGAGATTGTGAAGCGACTCAATCGAATTGTTCTGATACTGAAA CTCCTCAACGAACAAATACCCATCCTGGAGACCATGACCCCGCTGGATTTTATGGATTTTCGTCGACACCTGGCACCCGCATCGGGTTTCCAGAGTCTCCAGTTTAGGTTGATGGAGAATAAGTTGGGAGTGAAGATGGAGCATCGAGTGAAGTACAATCAGAATTATTCTGTAGTCTTTGGGCAAGATCCCGCGGCAGTGGAGGCAATAATGGAATCGCACAAGGAGTCATCGCTCCTGGAATTGGTGCAAAAGTGGCTGGAGCGAACACCAGGCCTCGAGGAGGATGGATTTAATTTCTGGGGCAAGTTCAAGGAGAGTGTAGACAAATTCCTCAAGCATGAGGAAATTGAGGCTAAA AATGAGCCTGATGAGTCCAACAGGAACTACCGGCTGATGGACATTGAGATGCGCAAGGGAGTGTACAACTCCATCTTCGATTCCAGCTCCCACGAAGCTCTTGTGCTTCGTGGGGACCGTCGATTTAGCCACAAAGCACTACAGGGAGCAATTATGATCACTTTTTACCGAGATGAGCCGAGATTCAGCCAGCCTCATCAGATCCTTGTGCTCTTAACTGATATTGATTCCCTGATCACAAAGTGGAGAT ATAATCACGTCACAATGGTTCAGAGGATGCTGGGATCCCAACAATTGGGCACTGGAGGCTCTTCTGGGTACCAATATTTGCGATCAACTCTCAGCGACCGTTACAAAGTGTTCCTGGACCTCTTCAATTTGTCCACCTTCTTAATTCCACGCTCCTGGATTCCTCCACTGGACACTAAACTCAATTGGAGCTTCGATGCACCATCTCTAAAGTga